Below is a window of Candidatus Poribacteria bacterium DNA.
CAGATTCACACCGGAGGGTCTTTGGAAGAATAGCGATACTAACATTCTCCTTGCCATTGAAGCCGCTTTGACGTTTGAACCCACTGTTGTTGTTTTGATAACAGATGGCTTACCACAAGTAGATAAGAATAGTGAAGTACACATTGAAACGAACACTCAGAAGATTCTTGATATTGTCCGTGAACAGAATCGCAATAACGCCGTTATCTACGTTGTTGGTCTTGAAATTAATTTAAAACACTCACGTGGAGCAGAACTGCTTGTTTCTCTTGCTGAGGAACACAACGGAAAAATAAAGGCTATTGACGGTGGACAATTGTTTGAATTCGCAGAACAGGAAGGGTTAAACGATTAATTAAACTGGTATTGATGTTAATCAAGCACAATCTTAATGCGTAGCACACGCCCACGAGAGCTACAATTCTATCAGACTTCAAAAGGTAGTGAACCTTTCACTGAGTGGTTTAAAACTATTCGAGATACAAGAGCACAAAGTAGTATTCGGTCGAGATTGCTCTATCTTGAGCAAGGCAATTTCGGTGATTACCGCTCTGTGGGTGGAGGCGTTTTTGAAATGCGTATCCATATCGGGGCGGGTTATCGTGTTTATTTTGCGGAGATAGATAACACAATTGTGCTTTTGCTCTGCGGTGGGGACAAGGCATCGCAAACGCGAGATATTCGACGCGCAAAAACCTATTGGCAAGAATACAAGGAGGCACACACATGAGAAAATTAAGAAAATGGCATGATGTTCTTATTGAAGACCTGACCGCGGATCGCGAGGCTGCCATCGGGTTTCTTCAAGCGGTATTACAGGATTACCAAATATACAGGAACCCAGCTGCGTTAGTGAGTGCACTCCGGATTGTTATAGACGCACAGGGCGGGATCCCCAAACTTGCCAAGCAAACTGAAATGGACCCACAAACCCTCTCGGAAGTGTTCTCGTATGAGAAGCCACCGCGCCTTGATATGCTCATAACGATTCTTACCGCGCTTGGATGTCGGCTTTCAATTGAACCTCTGGAGAATAAAGACTTTTGTTCAACATCTGTAGGTATACATACCCGGATTGCGCCGCCGGAGGGTAGCAAATCCGATACAGCACTTGCTATAGATAGCGAATAGAATTGGAGAAAATAAAATTGGTTAATTGGTATAACACAAATTGGAGTAATATATGATTCAAAAACCCGCAACCAACGTCATCCAGCAATTTCGACTTGATGGCAAGGTGAGTCTTGTCACGGGTGCCAGTCGTGGCATCGGACTCGCTATGGTGGAAGGGCTCGCAGGCGCAGGTTCCGAACTCGTCATTGTTGGCAGAGAACTGGAGACATTAACACCCGTTGCTGAACGAATTGCTGCGGAGACCGGTGGAACCGTCCTCCCAATTCAGGCGGATGTCGGGAATCTCACTGAAATTGATGCGCTCGTTGCCCAAACTGTTGAAACCTTCGGCAGAATTGATGTGCTCGTCAATAACGCTGGAGTCAATAGACGGAATCCTGCACTGGACTTTACCGAAACGGATTGGGATTTCGTCACAGATATTAATCTCAAAGGTGCCTTCTTTCTCGCAAAAGCCTGTGGTAACGTTATGAAAGAACAGAAGGCTGGAAAGGTCATTAATACCTTATCGCTCACCTCAGCGATCGGGTTACCCACGAGCGTCGCCTATACGGCAGCGAAAGGTGGACTCCTGCAATTGACAAAACTCCTCGCTGTAGAATGGGCGGAACACAACATTCAAGTGAACGGCATCGCACCCGGGTTTATCCGGACAGAGATGACCGCACCCGCACGCGAAGACAACCGCAATGAATGGATCCTCAACCGGACACCCGCCTATCGGTGGGGAGAGCCTGAAGACTTGGCGGGTTTGACAATCTTCTTCGCATCCAATGCCTCTGATTTTGTCACCGGTCAAATGGTCTTCGTGGATGGTGGATTCATGGCAGGAAGCGACTGGAGGCGACGTTCCTGATATGGAAAAAGAACACAGTTTCGGAAAAGGCGAAAACCAGACTTCACTCAAAGAAATTGAACAGGTCCTGCACGAACTTCAAATTGAAGACGCTGTTCTCTTTGACCACACACCCGTTTTACGCATCCAGATCTCCGAGGCGCAATTTGCGCATGCACTCGAAATCCGAGAGGTTTTGGTTGAGCGCATAAAACCCCTCGGATACCGTTTCGTTGCCCTTGATTTAGATGAATTCTAATTATAGGAGCGAGGGCTCCTCGTCTGTCTTGTACGAACTACTATTCACTGACCGCCATTCACAATCCGCTACCAAAATATTGGCATAGCCTTTCGGAGATTTCGGAGCAAAAAAATTGATTTTCATGCTATGATGTGTTATAATATTATAACCTAAGTTCTAAGTTGCTACTAACGGATTTGGCACATTTCAGAAAGGTTTTTCAGTCGCTTTCCACACCCCAGAGGGGTGATATATCTATAGAAAATGGCGTATTTACCGATCGCACTCCAGCGGAGTGCTATATGTTTATGATACGCGGCAACTTGCGTTATTATAGCGAAATTTGCAATTATCTATCATATCCTCTTATTCTTGTATCGGGTATTTGGCTGTTAGAAATAGGTGTCCATTCGCATAGTAGAAATATTTATTGTTATGATAAAACTGATCACCCAAAGGAGTTGCCATGAAAACAATAGCCATTTATTTACTTGTGTTTTTGACTTTCGTTACATTTCTATGCTTGCCGAATAGTTTCGCTCAGGAGGAGATGCCTCAGTATGTCGTGCGAACGGTTTACTTTGTTCCAAATGACCTCCTCCCCGATCCGAATATGGAAGCCTATCTGGGTACATTGATGAAAGATGTCCAAAAGTTTTACGCCGACGAAATGGAACGCCATGGGTTTGGCAGAAAAACCTTTAGACTTGAAACCGATGAGGCAGGAAAAGTCATCGTGCACCGTGTGATTGGGCAGTTCGAAACCTCACATTATGATTTCCAACCCCTTACATCAATTGGAACTGAAATCAAGGAACACTTCGGTGATATATCAAAGAATATCTATATCACCTCATGCGCCACCAAGAACGGGCTGGATTGCTTCCTTATAGGTTCTGGCGTGGCTACTGAGTGGAGCCTTCATGAGGGATATGCATACACATACCATAAAGGCGCGACTCATCAGGGAGCTTGTGGGCTACCGCGTAGTGTTTTCGGCGTTACAATTCACGAGTTAGGGCACGCATTTTCATTGCCTCACGATTTTCGGACCGGAGGGATCATGTCGTATGGTTATGATGGGATTCCGCTGTCGATGTCTAAGTTTGCAGCTGAATGGTTAGATGCCCATCGGTACTTCAATGAAAACCCAACCGATATTAAGGATACACTCACAAGAATAAAAACGTTTCCAATCCTCGCCTATCCACCCAATGCGGCCATTCTCCGCTTTGAGTTGAGTGATCCCGATGGATTGCATCAGGCAAGCATAGTTGGGTACCGAAAAAACTATGATAACAGCATGAGAGAGAGCTTAATTGCTTGTAAATCCTTAAACGGAACAAGCGCAACTGTTGAATTTATCACCACCGAATTAGCCCCATCGCCCCATCATCTTATGTACAATCATCTTTGGGTTATGGATAAGCGTGGAAATTATATACAGGAGCCTTTTTTCTTCCAAGAAGATGATATGCAAGCAGCTGATAAAAATCAGGTAGATATCAACAGTGATGGTATTGTTGATGCGAATGACCGAATTCCTGCGGATATCCGAAAAATTTCTGGAGATAATCAGCTCGGCCTCCCTAACGCTTGGTTACCAGAACCCTTCGTTGTAGAAGTCGTAGACGCAAATGGTGACCCAGTCGTAGGCATAGAAGTCATCTTTCGTGTGACTCAGTATCCAACTGAGGATCACCCCGCGGGCTCTCTGCGGAGCGATCACGGGCTTCTCTCCGATATGGAATCCCGCACGGATGCCGATGGACGAGCACAGAATCATCTGTTGCTCGGATATCAAGTAGAGACTCTCGCCCCTGTAGTCCATGTGAGTGTCCCTGGCGTTTCCAAACAGATCCGTTTTAATGCTATGGCGCGAGAAAAAGTACTCATCGATCCGTCAGAATATCCGAATATCTATTGGGTAGACGCGATAGATAACCATCTTTATGGGCCTGAAGGGAGTGAATGGGTACATGCCACCCAGGTACAAAGTATCGCTTATGATGAATTAAATCGGCAAATGTACTGGATAGAGGGGCTGCTACCTATGGGATATCACTGTGCATCGATCAAAAGTACTGCCCTGGATGATCTTTTTTCGCCTCATATAGAAATCTCGACTTTCATGAACATGCCGGTGAGTCTTGCCATTCACCCGTTGCAGGGCAAACTCTATTGGACGAATAATCGGGGCGAGATTCAAACGTGCAACCTTGACGGTTCCAATATTGAAAATCTGATCACAGGGCTCAATTCCCCGAAACACATCACCATAGATACAGCCCGCAGTAAACTCTATTGGACAGATCGACAAGAACGCATCCTATCGGCAGACCTGAATGGAGAAAATATCCAAACCTTTCTGAAAATTCCGCAGACGCTTGGACACATCACAATAGCCGGTGACCACCTCTACTGGACCGAGAAAATTAGTGAAACGAAGGGAATAATCAGACGCGCGGATCTTGAAAAACATAGGCTGAAAGTATTATATAGGTTAGATAGCGTCCCAGTGGGCATTGCTGTCGACCTTGCAAGTGAGAAGTTGTATTGGACAGATACCCAAGGGCGCATCCGTCGCGCAAATTTTAACGGTTCACAGATTGAAGATGTTATCATAGGATTACTTGTGCCAGGTCAACTCGTGCTTGACATACCTCGTCCTATGGATGAGAGTGAGAGTATGGATGAGAGTGAGAGTGTCTCTGCCGCACCGGGGCACCTTGAGTCTTTTCCACACCCTGAGTTGACAGAGGTCTTACCGAACTATCCCAATCCGTTCAACCCGGAGACGTGGATTCCGTATCGTTTAGCTGCCCCTGCTGAAGTCAGCATCGCTATCTATGCTGCGGATGGCAAGTTAGTGCGGACGTTGGATTTAGGACATAGGTCAGTCGGTAGTTATGAAACTCGGAGTCGTGCTGCCTATTGGGATGGTCGAAATGACCAAGGGGAGCCTGTAGCAAGCGGTGTCTATTTCTATACCCTTAAAGCCGATGCATTCACCGCGACGCGGAAGATGTTGATCCTGAAGTAAGTCTGGTGTGTTTCAGAATCCCCGTGGCGGAATATTATATTGAAATCCGTTATAAGGCAAAATTTGCGAGTCAATCCTTGAGAAGTCTTGGGTTTTCTACTTCCGTCGTCTCGAAAAGGCAATGAAGGGGTGCGAAAAATAAAAAACGGTTAAAATATAAGGATACCGATGCAGAAAACTGAACAGGAACCTTCACCAACACAGCACCTTGTTACGACTTACCTCAGCGATGTCAAACGCAGGGTTGATGCCTGCATCTTCGATTTCCTCCCGACTGCCCACGAGCACCCGGATGTCCATCAGTTGTACCAGATGATGTTAGACTACCCCCGCCGCGCCGGTAAAGGGTTAAGACCCGCGCTCTGTATGCTTATCTGTGAAGCGTTCGGCGGAGACCCAGAACGCGCCGTAAACACTGCCGCCTCACTCGAACTCCTCCAGAATTGGCTCCTGATTCACGACGATATTGAAGACGGTTCCGAACTCCGTAGAGGTGAACCCTGTCTCCATCAAAAGCACGGAACTCCGATGGCAATCAACGTTGGCGATGCACTCCACTGCAAGATGTGGGAACTCCTCCACCGAAATACAGAGGTCCTCGGCCATGAACTCGCCTTCCGAATCCTATCTGAGTTTATACAACTCAGCAACCAAGTCGTTGAAGGACAGCACATCGAATTAAGTTGGGTCAATGATAACCGCTGGGATCTCGACGAGGAAGACTACTTGACAATGTGTATACAGAAGACCGCCTGGTATACCTGTATTACGCCTTGTCGGGTCGGGGCAATTATTGGCGGGGCAAGCGAAACAGAAATAGACGCATTCGTTGAACTCGGCAAAGACATCGGAATCGCCTTCCAGATTCAAGACGATGTCCTTAACCTCATCGGCGATGTCGGTAGGTACGGAAAAGAGATCGCTGGCGACATCAGCGAAGGCAAACGCACTCTTGTTCTTATTCATCTCATTAACGCCTGCACTGCTACCGAAGCACAGCAGGTTATTGATATCATGGCACGTCCGCGAGATGAGAAGTCCGAGGCGGAAGTTGAGAGCGTTCTTCAGTTAATGCAGAAATATAAATCTATTACTTACGCCCAACAACGTTCTAAAGCCCTTCTACAGGAAGCTGCAGGACGGTTTAGCCATAACTTTGCCCTTCCTGATGAACGTGCAAAACAATTGTTTTTATCTTTAATTCATTTTTTCGTTGAACGTGAATACTAACTGATAACCAGTAAAAAAGGAGAGGTTAATGAACGATATTTCTTCTGGAAAATTGCGTGGTATCACCAAACTCGCCGATACAAACGGTCGTTTTAAAATGATGGCAATCGACCAGCGCGGCTCCATGGTCCAAGCACTCGCTGATACACTAAACAAGGACAATGCCGATGTCCAATATGAAGATGTCGCCGCACTCAAAACCTTGATAACGCGGGTTCTTGCCCCGAATGCCACTGCAGTTCTCACCGACCCGATTTACGGACATCCTTACTCTATCACGGAGATTCCACGCGATGTCGCACTCCTACTCGCCTATGAAGAATCAGGTTATGTTAGCGAAGGGGTTGCCGAGAACGAGCGTCTCTCCAACCCTATTGAAAATTGGAGTATTGCCAAGGCACAGCGCGCCGGAGCAGATGCCATTAAACTCCTCGCCTACTACCATCCCGATGCCTCACCGGAAACCCTGAAGCATCAGCAAGCCTTTGTACGTCATGTCGGAGACGAGTGTGAGAAGCACGATCTGCCGTTCCTGTTGGAATTGGTGAGCTACGCACTTGAAGGGACTACGAAGAGCGTCGCGTTTGCAAAACAGAAACCTGACCTTGTTATTCGGAGCGTCGAGGAATTCATTGATCCCAGTTATAAAGTCGATATTCTAAAATTAGAGTTCCCCGCCGACCTTAAATACACTGCGGATTATCAAAATTCTGATTTTTATGCTGGGGATTCGGCTTATGAGCTTGCTGAAGTGAAAGAGGTCTGTCAGAAATTGGACGAAACCTCAACGCTGCCTTGGGTCATCTTAAGTGCCGGTGTCGATATTGAGGAATTTATCGAGAACGTCCACCTTGCAACCGGTGCGGGTGCAAGTGGTTTCCTCTGTGGTAGAGCCATCTGGAAAGACGCTGTCCAGTATTACCCTGACACCAACGCGGTCAAGCAATTCCTTGAAAACGAAGCGACGACGAACTTCACAAATGCGAACGCTGCAGCTGAAAGCGCACTGCCGTGGTTTGAACATCGCCAGTTCGGAGGCGAACAGAATGTTCGTGTAGCCAAGCAGTCCGGGACGTGGTACCAAGATTATTAAACTCTGTCCCCATTTACCGATGAAGACTGCTGGCAGCTTGCAACAACGGCGCAAGCGGAACTTGACCGAAAACGCTTAGGATACTAAGGGGCTTATTCTACGCTTGGCGAATCGCTAAAAAAGTGAATCTTTGAAAAGATTTTTTGGGCAATCTGGAGGGTTGTGTCCGCTGAGACCTTCCCTCCTGTTTCTGCTACCAGGATAACAACGGCGTCTTGGACGAATAGGAAATTCGCACCCGCTTGCCATACCATATCGCCCAGACCGTGTTTATTGTTCGCTGGTGGTTGATAGATAGAATCACGCCCACCGGGTTTTGGCACCGTCTGCGCCGATAGCCGGAATCTACCTT
It encodes the following:
- a CDS encoding type II toxin-antitoxin system RelE/ParE family toxin, coding for MRSTRPRELQFYQTSKGSEPFTEWFKTIRDTRAQSSIRSRLLYLEQGNFGDYRSVGGGVFEMRIHIGAGYRVYFAEIDNTIVLLLCGGDKASQTRDIRRAKTYWQEYKEAHT
- a CDS encoding glucose 1-dehydrogenase gives rise to the protein MIQKPATNVIQQFRLDGKVSLVTGASRGIGLAMVEGLAGAGSELVIVGRELETLTPVAERIAAETGGTVLPIQADVGNLTEIDALVAQTVETFGRIDVLVNNAGVNRRNPALDFTETDWDFVTDINLKGAFFLAKACGNVMKEQKAGKVINTLSLTSAIGLPTSVAYTAAKGGLLQLTKLLAVEWAEHNIQVNGIAPGFIRTEMTAPAREDNRNEWILNRTPAYRWGEPEDLAGLTIFFASNASDFVTGQMVFVDGGFMAGSDWRRRS
- a CDS encoding T9SS type A sorting domain-containing protein, encoding MKTIAIYLLVFLTFVTFLCLPNSFAQEEMPQYVVRTVYFVPNDLLPDPNMEAYLGTLMKDVQKFYADEMERHGFGRKTFRLETDEAGKVIVHRVIGQFETSHYDFQPLTSIGTEIKEHFGDISKNIYITSCATKNGLDCFLIGSGVATEWSLHEGYAYTYHKGATHQGACGLPRSVFGVTIHELGHAFSLPHDFRTGGIMSYGYDGIPLSMSKFAAEWLDAHRYFNENPTDIKDTLTRIKTFPILAYPPNAAILRFELSDPDGLHQASIVGYRKNYDNSMRESLIACKSLNGTSATVEFITTELAPSPHHLMYNHLWVMDKRGNYIQEPFFFQEDDMQAADKNQVDINSDGIVDANDRIPADIRKISGDNQLGLPNAWLPEPFVVEVVDANGDPVVGIEVIFRVTQYPTEDHPAGSLRSDHGLLSDMESRTDADGRAQNHLLLGYQVETLAPVVHVSVPGVSKQIRFNAMAREKVLIDPSEYPNIYWVDAIDNHLYGPEGSEWVHATQVQSIAYDELNRQMYWIEGLLPMGYHCASIKSTALDDLFSPHIEISTFMNMPVSLAIHPLQGKLYWTNNRGEIQTCNLDGSNIENLITGLNSPKHITIDTARSKLYWTDRQERILSADLNGENIQTFLKIPQTLGHITIAGDHLYWTEKISETKGIIRRADLEKHRLKVLYRLDSVPVGIAVDLASEKLYWTDTQGRIRRANFNGSQIEDVIIGLLVPGQLVLDIPRPMDESESMDESESVSAAPGHLESFPHPELTEVLPNYPNPFNPETWIPYRLAAPAEVSIAIYAADGKLVRTLDLGHRSVGSYETRSRAAYWDGRNDQGEPVASGVYFYTLKADAFTATRKMLILK
- a CDS encoding polyprenyl synthetase family protein; amino-acid sequence: MQKTEQEPSPTQHLVTTYLSDVKRRVDACIFDFLPTAHEHPDVHQLYQMMLDYPRRAGKGLRPALCMLICEAFGGDPERAVNTAASLELLQNWLLIHDDIEDGSELRRGEPCLHQKHGTPMAINVGDALHCKMWELLHRNTEVLGHELAFRILSEFIQLSNQVVEGQHIELSWVNDNRWDLDEEDYLTMCIQKTAWYTCITPCRVGAIIGGASETEIDAFVELGKDIGIAFQIQDDVLNLIGDVGRYGKEIAGDISEGKRTLVLIHLINACTATEAQQVIDIMARPRDEKSEAEVESVLQLMQKYKSITYAQQRSKALLQEAAGRFSHNFALPDERAKQLFLSLIHFFVEREY
- a CDS encoding tagatose 1,6-diphosphate aldolase, yielding MNDISSGKLRGITKLADTNGRFKMMAIDQRGSMVQALADTLNKDNADVQYEDVAALKTLITRVLAPNATAVLTDPIYGHPYSITEIPRDVALLLAYEESGYVSEGVAENERLSNPIENWSIAKAQRAGADAIKLLAYYHPDASPETLKHQQAFVRHVGDECEKHDLPFLLELVSYALEGTTKSVAFAKQKPDLVIRSVEEFIDPSYKVDILKLEFPADLKYTADYQNSDFYAGDSAYELAEVKEVCQKLDETSTLPWVILSAGVDIEEFIENVHLATGAGASGFLCGRAIWKDAVQYYPDTNAVKQFLENEATTNFTNANAAAESALPWFEHRQFGGEQNVRVAKQSGTWYQDY